One window of the Lytechinus variegatus isolate NC3 chromosome 3, Lvar_3.0, whole genome shotgun sequence genome contains the following:
- the LOC121410394 gene encoding uncharacterized protein LOC121410394 isoform X2 — MRIEGSTRHQLVLREDGFGPLPRYRFYLAIYSPPENGPKTTEKEKAVGFAGLSDMFCPLSGRTSYLTGLFVDAEHRGNHLGVALMKAVAQDCVKQRSSRLSFAVDTNDLNTRKFYAAIGATNLTESTCPNEYWRFFEPNIRKLATGDELKSSCGKTIAFKTD; from the exons tgcTAAGAGAAGACGGATTTGGACCTTTACCACGGTATAGGTTCTACCTGGCAATTTATTCACCTCCTGAAAACGGACCTAAAACAACTGAAAAGGAAAAGGCAGTCGGTTTCGCAGGTTTGAGCGACATGTTCTGCCCGTTGTCTGGGCGTACGTCATATCTTACTGGGCTTTTCGTAGACGCGGAGCATCGAG GTAATCATTTAGGAGTGGCACTAATGAAAGCAGTAGCGCAG GATTGCGTGAAACAGAGAAGCAGCAGGCTCAGTTTTGCAGTGGATACCAACGATCTCAATACCAGGAAATTTTACGCTGCGATTGGAGCAACAAATCTTACCGAGTCGACTTGTCCAAATGAATACTGGAGATTTTTTGAGCCGAACATCAGAAAGCTAGCAACTGGCGACGAGCTCAAATCTTCATGTGGCAAAACTATTGCATTTAAAACCGactaa
- the LOC121410394 gene encoding diamine acetyltransferase 1-like isoform X1 translates to MASYTIRKGRIEDCDALFELAMKLRVHTGDSVFGGPVTTEEILSSIFLTVLREDGFGPLPRYRFYLAIYSPPENGPKTTEKEKAVGFAGLSDMFCPLSGRTSYLTGLFVDAEHRGNHLGVALMKAVAQDCVKQRSSRLSFAVDTNDLNTRKFYAAIGATNLTESTCPNEYWRFFEPNIRKLATGDELKSSCGKTIAFKTD, encoded by the exons ATGGCTTCATACACGATAAGGAAAGGCAGAATAGAGGACTGTGACGCTCTCTTCGAGCTTGCTATGAAACTCCGTGTACACACCGGCGATTCAGTTTTCGGGGGCCCAGTCACCACAGAAGAAA TTCTCTcttcaatatttttgacagtgcTAAGAGAAGACGGATTTGGACCTTTACCACGGTATAGGTTCTACCTGGCAATTTATTCACCTCCTGAAAACGGACCTAAAACAACTGAAAAGGAAAAGGCAGTCGGTTTCGCAGGTTTGAGCGACATGTTCTGCCCGTTGTCTGGGCGTACGTCATATCTTACTGGGCTTTTCGTAGACGCGGAGCATCGAG GTAATCATTTAGGAGTGGCACTAATGAAAGCAGTAGCGCAG GATTGCGTGAAACAGAGAAGCAGCAGGCTCAGTTTTGCAGTGGATACCAACGATCTCAATACCAGGAAATTTTACGCTGCGATTGGAGCAACAAATCTTACCGAGTCGACTTGTCCAAATGAATACTGGAGATTTTTTGAGCCGAACATCAGAAAGCTAGCAACTGGCGACGAGCTCAAATCTTCATGTGGCAAAACTATTGCATTTAAAACCGactaa
- the LOC121410394 gene encoding diamine acetyltransferase 1-like isoform X3, giving the protein MASYTIRKGRIEDCDALFELAMKLRVHTGDSVFGGPVTTEEMLREDGFGPLPRYRFYLAIYSPPENGPKTTEKEKAVGFAGLSDMFCPLSGRTSYLTGLFVDAEHRGNHLGVALMKAVAQDCVKQRSSRLSFAVDTNDLNTRKFYAAIGATNLTESTCPNEYWRFFEPNIRKLATGDELKSSCGKTIAFKTD; this is encoded by the exons ATGGCTTCATACACGATAAGGAAAGGCAGAATAGAGGACTGTGACGCTCTCTTCGAGCTTGCTATGAAACTCCGTGTACACACCGGCGATTCAGTTTTCGGGGGCCCAGTCACCACAGAAGAAA tgcTAAGAGAAGACGGATTTGGACCTTTACCACGGTATAGGTTCTACCTGGCAATTTATTCACCTCCTGAAAACGGACCTAAAACAACTGAAAAGGAAAAGGCAGTCGGTTTCGCAGGTTTGAGCGACATGTTCTGCCCGTTGTCTGGGCGTACGTCATATCTTACTGGGCTTTTCGTAGACGCGGAGCATCGAG GTAATCATTTAGGAGTGGCACTAATGAAAGCAGTAGCGCAG GATTGCGTGAAACAGAGAAGCAGCAGGCTCAGTTTTGCAGTGGATACCAACGATCTCAATACCAGGAAATTTTACGCTGCGATTGGAGCAACAAATCTTACCGAGTCGACTTGTCCAAATGAATACTGGAGATTTTTTGAGCCGAACATCAGAAAGCTAGCAACTGGCGACGAGCTCAAATCTTCATGTGGCAAAACTATTGCATTTAAAACCGactaa